The following nucleotide sequence is from Paroedura picta isolate Pp20150507F chromosome 1, Ppicta_v3.0, whole genome shotgun sequence.
aacagctcttcttctcagggAAGCCTAGCTCTCAGAGTTGCTATGAGGATATAAATGATGAAGGAAGCTTTTGGGATGAGGGGCAGGAGTGAAACGGGCTTTTAAAGGCTGGGTGAAAAGCTGGTGGTGTGGTGGTGGGAAAGGGTTACAAGGAATTATACGGCTGAGCAAGAGTTTGTGAGGGAGGCTGTTTGCCTCCTGGCGGTGTGTGGGAAGAACAAGGTGGATTACCTCTGAAAAGCGGTCCTCAGTATGGTTGCCAATTGCCAGGTGAGATAATCAAACCAAAGAACAAAACTACGTTGAGGCTCCCAAATAAACTGTGATTAGCGTAACTGCTTATTCAAAACAACGGCTGAAAACCATACCGGTGGCATTGGTTTTTCAGTAAACTGCCTCAGCAGCCAGTAGTGTGTATTAAATTAATAACGTATagctttgggttgtgaaaagaggggtaaaaaaacccaaactcttcttctttgagggcCAAGCCAGTGGAGCCTGGCATGGAGGACAGGGAGGGTTCGTAGCAGGGATGTAGCGCATGAGGAGAAAGATGAGATTAAAATATTCCCAGTTGATAACACTCCGTGATTCTCCTCAGTGTGCTTCcactacagtttggtgtagtggttaggagtgcggacttctaatccggcatgccaggttcgattctgcactcccccacatgcagccatctgggtgaccttgggctcgccatggcactgataaaattgttctgaccgggcagcaatatcagggctctctcagcctcacccacctcacagggtgtctgttgtggggagaggaaagggaaggcgactgtaagccgctttgagactccttcggctagggaaaagcggcctataagaaccaactcttcttcttcttctacatcccaGGCCTGAGTGCTTCTTCCCCGTGTGCTTAGGCATCTCCCCATTTTGTCAGAGGATCCATTGGGATCACAGAAatatagagctggaaaggaccgTGTGGGCCGTCTAGTCCACCtgcctgctcaaagcaggatcagcctcaaagcaTCCATGgtcagtatgaccgtttatgcactggaggtttcatgccaggctgcaggctgttatagtcatggcaagttgccccatctcttcctgcacccacacgagggagcatttggccgggtgatcctcatccgcccccaatttgtgctcctgcacgggagctggggcagtgaaattcccagtgcgtaaatggtctatctgtccagccgctcgttgaagactgccagtgagagggagctccccacctccttaggcagtctattccactcctgaactactgtgtgggggggaaattccTGTATCTCTCCAGTACTactcatagtttaaacccatgactgcaggtcctctcctctgctgccaacaggaacctttcactacccccctccaagtgacctttcaaagcaggggtagtcaaactgcggccctccagatgtccatggactacaattcccagaagcccctgccagcattaagtTACCCATAAATCACTCCGAATTCTGGTCGGACAGAGCTTTTTATTAATGACCCGATatttacatcatcatcataataaaataaaacatctgttAAAACCAAGGTGAGTAAAAATACTGCTTCCAGTCAATAAAGCTGTTTTTAATGAGACGAGAGAATAAAACTAGGATGCTTTGCCATGCGGTCAGACTGTATATTTcataaaaatcagtttttaacTTTATTCTGCATTGTGATACCTGCTggcccatagggttgccaacctccgggtggggcctggagagctcccagaactgGAACTGATCTCCACACAACAGGAGAAACTGGGTGGAGGGTGTATCCTATGACTTGCCACACTGAGGTCCtactcctccccaaacctctccctCTGCAGGCtctactccccaaatctccaggcagttCGTAACCCAGAGCGGGTAGCCCTAAGGCTGATGTCCAGTTCAGCGAAGAGGGATAAACAGATGTTGTGAGAGCCGGTGTGGTAGAACAGTTGTGTTAGaccaggacctggagatcccctggttcaaatccccacttccccTTGAACCAGCCATACCCCCTTGGCCTAACtaacctcgcagggttgttgtgaggatacggTGGACAAGGGGAGAAAGTTGTAAAGTGCTTTGGGTCTGCCATTGGGGAAGAgaatggggtataaatgaagtaaataaatctaaGATGGGAAAGAGGTTCCAAGCACTGTACAGCAGCCAAGACAGCAGTATAATCTAAAATCACTATGCTGATAAATGCCATCAAGGTAAAACCAGTCTAAATtataactctccccccccccccctcttttctgcaGGACTCTTGCTGGCCCTGCTCCTAAGCTGTAGTTGTAAAGACGCTCAGGCAAAAAAGACCAGCTGTAATACTGAAtgtagtcttaaccactacaccaaactggctctctggagcccATGCAGCTTGAATTCAGATCCCTACACGATGGCAGAGAAACTTAATGTAAGGCTATAAATAACCCCCGAACCTTCCACCAATTCATATCGATTTGGCACTCCACAAGCATAAGTATGGCAAATTCAAACCTCTCTGCTACTTGGTGGACTCAGACAATCTGCCCGCCCCTTTTTTTTTCCACTCTCTTCCTCCAATGCATTCATTTGGCTCATGTGATTCTCTCCTCCACATGATTGCCatgagaaccctgtgaggtaggttaagccgAGAACGAGTGGTCAGAGCTCTCTTCCTCAGTTTCATGGTCCAGCagcgatttgaactcaggtcttgcTAGCCCAACCCTCTCTATGCTAAAGTTTCTCTGACCGGCAAGCTGCTCCTACTCAGCCTCAGCCTTACTCACTGACAAATGGGGAATGTCAACTGACTAAGGAGGAAAAACAGTCATGGAGGTTTGCTATTCAGAACTCAGCGAATAAGACTTCTCACGAGCTACTAACCCAACCactgttaaaggcacaggagcaaTTCCAAATCCGGGAATCCTAGTGGTAGGCTGAGGTAGGTCCAAGGCCTCAATAAGAAGTTGGCAAGGTTTTCGACTTGGATTTTGACTTTTCCCATGAAACGCCTGTCAGGACATGAAATGGTATGGTATAGCCCCACCTCGCCAGATCTCAGGAGCTCGGCAGGGTCAGCTCTGTGGGGGAGGCTAATGGCAGACTACTCACCTGTGCTTCTCACTTCACTTGGAAGCCCCTTGTTGGGGGTCGCCATACGCTGGTTGCAATTTGATGAGCAATGTAGTCTCTCTCTACACAATGGAGCCGACACAGTTATATGTATGTCACACTGCCTGTTTTTACTTCTGAAAGCCTGGCAGGAAGTTATGGGTTAGAAGGTCTCCGGGGCAACGGCCCCCGTGGAAACCACATTTTCTTTAGACTATTAAGACAGACAAAACAACCCAGGAGAACACGGAAGTCTCAGAGTCTCTGGAATTGGTTCTGCTattggttctgttgcttcttcCTCTTGACCACGGCACTGATGATTCCCAGGGCGGCCAAGCCCAGCCCTGCAATGCCGACACCCACCAAGGCGTCTCGGACCTGCAAGTTAAATGGAAAGCCAGTCAGTTAAGCCAGGGGTCCTGTGCCACAAGGGGAAACTGATCCAAGTTGGAAAACTCGTTGCTTGTTCCAGAGCTGGTTCTTGGAAAGAGCGGCTTTCAAAACCTAGCAGAGCCAAAGCGACACCCAGTCAGATGTGCATCAAAAATGGGTTTctacagccattttccccccacACTTTCTAGCTTTAGAAAactggttcattcattcattcattcattcattcattcattacatttttataccaccattcccagcatggctggctcgtggtggtttacatctcATATCCCTAAAAATaatgataaaaccccataaaaacatcaAAATTAGATACATTAATACCCCCAAATAATTTCACAAAACAATGGCGATAAATATTATTACTTAATCTACCAaagtttcctttctccacaactgcTGCAGAACTTTTAGGCTGCAAAGGATTTGGGAGTTTCGTTAGGGCGTTCGAAGAGCCTAATGAAATGTTCCAAATGGCACATTCCATCTGCAATGTCCCGGTGCAACTCTGGAGTCATATCACCTTTCTCCCAGGAGATCCTAGGAGGGACAGCTGCCAGGAGGAAGagcctcatttttaaaaagagagacccAGTTATCTTGTTCAAAGCTTCCCTGGAAAAGCTATTCTTGCTTAAATACTTGTCACAACATTTTCTCACTGTTCAGATCCCCCTTTGTATACAGCCTTCATTTAAGAAACAATGCTTTTTTTCAGTGGCATTCCAAAACAAACAGTTCTGGCTTTGACTTTCAGGAGATAATCCAGTCTCAGGATGAAGAAGGGCTTCTCGAATGACATCAAGGAACAAAAATAAATCAGGAGTCATGTATTCTTCACAAGCCCGAAATTAAAGCCTATTTCCACGTGTCCAGCACAAGAAAAGCACTTGGATAGTGACTAAGTGAAtgagctgtttttttggggggaggggggtcttcggTTTGAGTATTAGCTTTGTTGTGAACTAACTAAGCAGGCTTAAGTGCCCCACCATTGTCTCAAGAACAGCCAATGTGTTCCAGTATGGGAAGAACAATGCTTGAACTACCTTACAGGACTGTTGTAAGGATTGCCAGAATAATGTTTGACACCCCATTCACCTCTGATACAACAACACACAGCATCACTGCCAGTGATTATGGGTTTTTTCATATTTTCAATTTACTTCCTGGTAACCTCctattttttcctgttctgcattgtagtctctagtggtcaattcagtaTCAAATAGATTTATTTCCAGCATACTGGAATCTgcaggaagagccagcttggtgcagtggtcataagcactgacttctaatctagcgagccaggtttgattccccgctcctcctccacatgcagccagccgggggaccgtgggcttgccacagcactgataaaactgttctgcccaaccagtaatattagggctctcgcagtctcacctacctcacagggtgtctgttgtggaaagggaaggcaataatAAGTCAcattgagaccccttctggtagagaaaagcagcatataagaacaaactcttcttcatgcTGGAAATAAAATTGTGTAATATCGAATCaaccactagggggagcaaacCCCATGAGGAACAAGCAGCAGGaacccccaaagaaacaggaacttacaagtgaGTAAAACGAGAATGCAGGAGAGCCCCATGTCAGGGATTCTCCTGAAACTCTATTGTCATCCGCTGGAAGTGACAACACCACCACCCTTCTTTGCTCCTCCCAGTTCTGCTCAGAGGGTCGCCAACTGTATTATTTATGAAGCACACACATTTTTATGATTCATTATTAGGATAAGCTAGTATTATTGTGTCCGACGGACCTCCTGTAGAAACGGCAGTGCTTTCCCTGACACAAGGAGCTATCTTCTAtaacaggggttgtcaacctgtggtcctccagatgtccgtggactacaattcccatgggcccctgccagcagatgctggcaggggctcatggaaactgtagtccatggacatctggaggaccacagattgactacccctgctctataagagGCATGCGGGGAAAGCACACTGTTAGAAGAATAAACCCACGGGATGCAGCCCCTTTCTTATTATGCCACTTACCTGGTCACTTTTGGCAACGCCATACCGTAGATCAGTGACAAAGTGCTCACAATTCTCACTCGTGACTTTGTACAGGAGCTCCTGGCCCACCATCTCCTCAGCCTGCTGGACGATCTTGGTCATAGGCAGGGGGGGATACTTGGAGTCGTGCTTGTTGTTGACTCGGTAGCGGTTCCTCCCAACCACATCCCTCAGCAGCTCCTTCTTGACCAGGGCCTTGTCCGTCAGCGTGGACATGAGGCTGGCACAGCCTGCCCCGGCATATTCAGCTACAAGGAGGGAAAAGGCCTCGTGAGCCCTAAAGAGGGGCAACGGTGGGCACAAAAAATTGTTGCAAAACCTTTCCCATCAGATCAGCAAAAGATTTTAGAGTTCTGGCAAAACATATCctatttgttcgttcattcacttgttcgttcatttgttcattcattctacATTATGCAGTACATATGCTTCGCAATATAGAGACAATCTTGGCTTAGCAAAGGATAGGTCTAGCAGGAGATACAACCATCTGATGGAGCTTCCATGTGCAAGCGCAgtatacagagagccagtttggtgtagtggttaggagtgcggacttctaatctggcatgccgggttcgattctgcactcctccacatgcaaccagctgggtgaccttgggctcgccacggcactgataaaactgttctgaccgggcagtgatatcagggctctctcagcctcacccaccccacagggtgtctgttgtggggagaggaatgggaaggcgactgtaagccgctttgagcctccttcgggtagggaaaagcggcatataagaaccaactctacttcttcttcttctacttttgtTGCTGAGGTTACAAAATGCCACTCTTGGAAACAGAATGTGAAACTAAATATATTTTTGGTGTCAGGTCCTTCTTGGAAACCGGCAGGGAACTGGAAGGGGGCTTACTGGGAGCAGGAGAAAAACTCTGTTGACATGCAACAATTTTCCCATGTCATAGTCCAcatgccccggaagtgatgtcatcacttcTTGGACATTGTGCCAACTTTCGGTATTTGGCGGGGAGAACTCTATAGTAGAAGTTAAATTTACCAGAGAGTTTTTACCCAACTCCCAGAGCATCGCTCCAACATCCCAGAAGTCATAATACTACTTCCAGGTTATGTGGGCCAAGCGTTTTGTTGCACTTCAGCAGAGCCTCCCTCTTTTGGAGGGTAAGTCGTCCCCCCCTCGCTGACTAGCTGATTGGTAGCTGGGCGGTGGGGCCTGTCAAAAGGAGACCCCCGCCTCCACCAACAGGTCTGGGAATCCTACTCAGCATGGTAGGTTTAATGGACTATCTACATTTAAAACATGTGCCAGTTTTAATTCTctattttcttttattaaaatgATGGTTAGTATCCCACCTGTCTGTCTGCAAAACGGGCCCTCGTTCGTTACAACAAattaaacaagcaaataaaacatTACGATAACTCCAGACCTATCCACCTACAACCAGCCCATAATTCTCCTCTTAACCACATCATAAAACTAATAAGGCTAAAAACCAGCCTGAGCTAAAGCCACCAATGTGGAAAATAAGTATTAATACAGCTGTTTAATTAGCATTACACAGCATAAAGAACCCTGGGGGTCATCGTCTGGTAATAGTGCACAGAATTATGTTGGAAATCCctttgcaccaccaccaccaccaccaacatttCCCACagtcctttggggagaaaaaaatgaCTATTAACCCTTAAAAGGCCACAATACATGTGTCATTTGGCCTGGGGGTACCACAGCCTGAATCAGATGGCTTTAACAACAAAAACATTACTGTCATAAGACAGGGCTTTCCCAGTACTGTCAATCATAGGGGTAGAGTGCATCGGAGTAGGAGTACAGTTGAGGATTTGGCTATCTGTGTGGTTTACCGTCTGCCCAATACTCCTCCAGCTAGCTGGTCAAGCCTCCTAGAGTGAGTGACGCTTGAAGGTCTTCCTCCATATTGAGAGGCCTGCCCTCCAATCCCAATGGAAGAAGCCTAAGGAGGTAGCAGAGTTCCTTACTTGGTGGAGCCAGATGGATCACGTAGCCATTTCCTACATAGAGGGCCCAGTGCTGGTATCCAAAGCGAAAGATCTCAATCAagtccccaggctccagatcagcctgtgaggaaaggaaacGGAGCAAAAAATGTCAACAACCAAGACCGGAACGGGAAAGCAGCGGAGGAGACATTTCAGgcttggaaaacaaaaaacaaagaaggggaaaagacaaTTCAGAACCAACTAACCGTGGGACACAGAAGGGACATTCCAAAACATCCCACAAGGAAATTGTGCAAATAAAAACATGTCCTCTTTCGGGACTGTTTTTTTTCTACAGTGTAGGTGATTCTATTGTTCATTGTAGTCTTTTTTTGTCCTGTAagcttacatttttttaaaatgaatcgaAAGACAACATAAAAATATCTCGTTCTACTGTCTGTTATGTCCTTAAACTCAATGAGATGCTACGTTTCAGGGAAAGCTCATAGTTCATTTGTTCTATCTGATTCTGCACTGCTCTCAAAGCATTGTCCCGTGTCCAAATCACTACAAATCATAATAAAGGGGTGGGGAATTCTTGTGCACTGGACTTGCATATTGGACGCATGTGACAACTGATGGTTTCCTGGACAAGTTTTATTAATGATGGTTGTGGCCTTTGTCTCCTGACCTGACCTTTGCAGAAATTGCCTACTGGGCAGATCAGGACTCCTTTCCAAGTTCCTTTCCAATTCTGAGGCCTTGTCTCTGAGTTTCCCACTGCCCAGCACCTGATCACCATGGGGATAATTAACTCTCTTGTACACCCCTGGAGAAAGAGCTACTTGCCACTGGCCTTTTCTCTGGTGTTCTTTTTACAATAGTGTTTCCTACATTgtacagagagttggactagatggctctggaggtcccttcaaactctatgatatCATTCTAGGTCtctgtggtacagagaaccactaccagcatcaaaaattataaagtatttattttaaaaaagaaaatattggcAAGCATACATTTCacacagcaccagactgagcaaggcATTCAAAAGGAAAAGATTAAACACAATTCCTCTGCCCCTCTCTCTGAACATGCCCTAGAAGAAGTTAAAATTTAGAtcaggctccttagcttaggttgtaccttccaactctatgattctatgattctgggtctATGtagtacagagaaccactatcaGCATCAAAAAtgataaagtatttattttaaaaaagaaatgtttacaaGCATACACTTAGCACAACGCCAGACTGAGCAAAGCATTCAAAAGGAATAGGTCAAATACAATTCCTCTGTCCCTTCCTCTATACATGCTCTATAAGATCTTAAAATTGAGATCGGGCTCCTTAGCTTAGGCTGTTATAGAGTAACacaaaaccgtggttgagaaagcctgctctaagttTAGCCCAGAGAAATGCTAGTGTGCCATGCGGACATGATCATGTCTCCTCCAGGTTCACAGTAGAAATGACATAGCATCAGTGGAGCAAAGCCTAGCCCCCTCCCTACATTTTTCTCTGCTGCTCTGCTAGGGTTCCCAAcgtccaggtggtgactggaaacTTCCcaccattacaactgatctccaggcagttcccctggagaaaatcgccATATTGGAAAATGGACttttatggtattatacccctctgaagtccctcccccaaaaCCCTACCCTTgttaggctccactcccaaaatctccagatatttcccaacccaaagctggcaaccttctGCCCTGAAAAAATGGTACAAAGCACATTTTTCACTTTCCCATCTTACACAGTCGAACCCAAAGCACAGGAGCTAATCAGCCCACTGTTTTCTTAAATAATATCTGGCGGCCTAAAGAGCTGATCTCACCCACCACGTCCCTCCCCTGAAGTTCAGCCATTCGTTTGCCTTGGTTACTTACCAGATCCGGAAACATCTGTTCAGCCACATTATGGTTTCTTTTCCTCCTGACTTCCATAGTCCCATGCACGATGGCAGAGGCAGTCCCTGTGAGGACAAAATTCATATGCAGTTTTATGCTTCAACAGCACAACAACCAGGCAGTGCGGGGAGCCAGCCCTTTCTCAGGAGGAAGCATTCTGAGATGATGAGTCTTCATAGATCCCAGCCCAAATGGCCTCAGAATTTGGAACTGCCGGGCCAAGTCAGAAGAGCTTTGGGAGATCTCTCGCCCTCTATAGCAGGgatcgtcaacctgtggtcctccggatgttgatggactacaattcccatgagcccctgccagtttgctggcaggggctcatggggattgtagtccatcaacatctggaggaccacaggttgactatccctggagcCGGCGGTgagtggagtttggagagggattTCGAAAGAGTCCACCTTCAATCCAGGTGAAttcatctctgtggcctggaggtgAGTTATAAGaccaagagatctccagagatCACCTGAAGGCTGGCCACCCCTGGGGGTGGCTGGGAGCTTGGAGTGGAGATAAGCCAACCCCAAAACTGGACTGGAATACAAGACTGAGCTTCCCAAAATGTCCCACTTTCATTCCAATCACACGCTGGGAATTTCGTGGACAATATTAGAGTTCAATTTGTATTCGAAATGTTAACCtaatttgattttatattgtattttagaatGATGCATGATTTTAATTATGTTGCGATGCGCCCTGAGGTTGCCAAGGGAGGGcggaataaaatttaaataagataataaataaatggtggttTTGACTCTGGGGCAAGGGTTTCTAGCCTTTCAAGACTGATttgggatttggggaggtggTACAAAGCgccactcaaagtggcttctgcaggaggtggggacaaacccaaaatgtcttccacagaaggtggagccaaacacAATACCTGCCTCTTcattttgctaaaaaaaaatcacagaaggagaataaaacaaaataaaggaaaccccacagaggggagagagagacagggagaaagggaagaggaaatacAAAGCCTGAAGACAGAATGGGACCACAAGCCTAGGTGCTTGGCAATCTGCCTCATCCCCCAGCACCAGCAGCTGCTAGTACAACCCAGAAAAACCCTCCtgaatagaatcataaaatcatggacgataactccagggtcatctagtccaaccccctgcagaatgcaggaaattcacaactcgtTTGAACAATTCACAACTTGTTGGAACAAGGGCTGCCAACAACAAGCCTTAAAGCTTTGCAcgctttatcaaaagctttgcagGAGCCAGTAGAAGTACTAATAGGTGCTGTGGCACCCATGGGAGCCGTGTTGGGGAACCCTGCCCTGGAGAGATACTGCTCATCAGAGTAGACCATACTGCACTTGATAGGCCGAGCGCCAGACTCATCCGAAGGCAGCTTTGAGAATGAAGTCCGTTTGAAGGCAGAATGAAAAACAAACCACAAGATCAACCACTGAGCTTTGTGCCTGAGCTGGGGTTTAAACCTCCATCCTGCCATTGTGTATGCTTGCAAAACATCCTGTTAAGGAGCACATTTATGTAATGGAACGAGCTATCGACCAGGAAGTCCCTTATCTGAATTTTGTCTGTCCTGGTTGTGATTCAACACCACAAAAAGTATATCCTGCAGGGCTCATCGGAAGAGATGTGTCCTTCGAGCaggcttcttccctgcttgccttgaGAGCAATGGACAGAATGAACAGAAAAGACTGTCAGGattatttctctctcctctttcattCTATATACGGTTGTTTCCTTTCATAATCAAACCATGTTATGCTTTTAAGCATGCTGGTGCTGTGCTCCTCTCTGCATATCTAAACCCGGCCAACTAGGCTTGCTCCCCCAAGCCcccagcaggggatggaggggcaGGGCTGCcatatccagtttgggaaactcctcaaAATTTGGAAGTGAGTCCTGAGGaaaagagacctcagtggggtacagtgtcataaaacccaccctccatgcatccgttttctccaggggaactgatctctgtagtctgaagatgagctgtaattccagggagggGGTTCcccggtctcacctggaggctggcattcctactgGCAACACGGTGACCTTACGCAAGCCACTCCCCGTCAGTCCCAGTCTTGCCTCTTGGAACACACCAATAACAACGCAAGCCTACCTAACTGGCCTGTGCGGTAATTCCTACAATAGAATGCCTGTAAAGTTCTTTTAAAGTGTCAGCCAGCCCtgcagactctgtggcactgcaaaTTTGAAAAAAGGGTCAGTCATAAACAGTTATTTCCAAACACCAGTGGGACAAGACACCCAAGTGGGCAAGGCTGTAGCCTGTAGGTATGGCATAGTTCCTTGAATCCCCCATGCCAAACAAGCTGCTGAAATGAAGAACATAATTTGCTGCACCAACTAGGAGTATAAAATACAGACTTCCTCATAAGGGTAGAATATAGACCAATCTGTCTTTCGTTAGCATCGGGAGCAGGAAAAACCCAGCAAAGGCCAGGGTCTTAATC
It contains:
- the LOC143830691 gene encoding phospholipase A and acyltransferase 3-like isoform X2; amino-acid sequence: MEVRRKRNHNVAEQMFPDLADLEPGDLIEIFRFGYQHWALYVGNGYVIHLAPPTEYAGAGCASLMSTLTDKALVKKELLRDVVGRNRYRVNNKHDSKYPPLPMTKIVQQAEEMVGQELLYKVTSENCEHFVTDLRYGVAKSDQVRDALVGVGIAGLGLAALGIISAVVKRKKQQNQ